A region from the Benincasa hispida cultivar B227 chromosome 8, ASM972705v1, whole genome shotgun sequence genome encodes:
- the LOC120083233 gene encoding uncharacterized protein LOC120083233 isoform X1: MDISECDTGEGLEHKMKKRKQEQFDDVSEGNNMGSVHSGSQDGCSMDKILSENDPASDAKFIICSKLESETGKTLPEICNSKGNVHGKEHNDDQKLSKDMDTEHDNINGCDNLILNTEEVKRNVARYSVEIEEPSSMNAYKEDSGISEDPGGMTDHDDHGNIDSVVQELSKEMIDVRKDDHSREKFSDPSYHLPCNEEECEGDGSLKSSNVEQINDGFGNNASEKIVEGAVEETSVCCSVTEHDDETSTSKELIMSTPCCVPPELENAETPKEEVCFSASGETSSGVDAIAEEKTPSLVLDTSEKGDSIGFSRKKLLVLDVNGLLADFIIYVPPGYKPDIVIGQKAVFKRPFCDDFIKFCFERFEVGVWSSRTRRNVDMVIDFLMGDFREKLLFCWDQSHCTDTTFSTVENKHKPLVLKEIKKLWKYLKPREFNASNTLLLDDSPHKALCNPANTAIFPVTYRFRDTDDTSLGPGGDLRVFLEGLSMAENVQKYVEQNRFGQRPITEKNPSWKFYRRIIYFVERKNDQEDTNSFKWN; the protein is encoded by the exons ATGGATATTTCAGAATGTGATACAGGCGAAGGATTGGagcataaaatgaaaaagagaaaGCAAGAACAGTTTGATGATGTTTCTGAAGGAAACAATATGGGCAGTGTTCATTCTGGTTCTCAAGATGGATGTTCAATGGATAAAATCCTGTCTGAAAATGATCCAGCTTCAGATGCCAAATTCATTATATGCTCTAAGTTGGAATCTGAAACAGGAAAAACTCTTCCAGAGATATGTAATTCAAAAGGGAATGTTCATGGAAAGGAGCATAATGATGACCAAAAATTGTCAAAGGATATGGATACAGAGCATGATAATATTAATGGTTGCGATAACCTTATCCTGAATACAGAGGAGGTAAAACGAAATGTTGCTAGATATAGTGTTGAAATTGAAGAGCCAAGTTCTATGAATGCTTACAAAGAAGACTCTGGGATCTCTGAAGATCCAGGTGGTATGACAGACCATGATGATCATGGAAACATTGACAGTGTTGTACAAGAACTGAGCAAGGAGATGATAGATGTGAGGAAGGATGATCATTCTAGAGAAAAATTCTCTGACCCCAGTTATCATTTGCCATGTAATGAGGAGGAATGCGAGGGCGATGGTtcattgaaaagttcaaatgtAGAACAGATAAATGATGGATTTGGTAACAATGCTTCAGAGAAGATTGTGGAAGGTGCTGTGGAGGAAACTTCTGTTTGCTGTTCAGTCACTGAGCATGATGATGAAACTTCAACAAGCAAGGAACTGATTATGTCAACTCCTTGCTGCGTGCCTCCTGAACTAGAAAATGCTGAAACTCCGAAAGAAGAAGTATGTTTCTCAGCTTCTGGTGAGACAAGCAGTGGTGTTGATGCTATTGCTGAAGAGAAAACTCCATCGCTTGTATTGGATACTTCAGAGAAAGGAGATTCAATTGGTTTTTCAAGAAAAAAGCTTCTTGTTCTCGATGTAAATGGACTGCTTGcagattttattatttatgttcCACCTGGATATAAGCCAGACATTGTAATAGGACAAAAAGCAG TGTTCAAGAGGCCATTTTGTGATGATTTTATTAAGTTTTGTTTTGAAAGATTCGAGGTGGGTGTTTGGTCGTCAAGAACTCG GAGAAATGTGGACATGGTGATAGATTTTCTAATGGGAGACTTTAGagaaaaattactattttgctgG GATCAATCACACTGTACCGACACGACATTCTCTACCGTAGAGAACAAGCACAAGCCTTTAGTcttaaaggaaataaaaaaactGTGGAAATACCTTAAGCCACGAGAGTTCAATGCATCAAACACTCTACTGTTGGATGATTCCCCACACAAGGCATTGTGCAATCCG GCAAACACTGCAATATTTCCTGTAACATATCGGTTTAGGGATACTGACGATACGTCGTTAG GACCGGGAGGCGATCTTCGGGTTTTTCTGGAAGGTTTATCAATGGCAGAAAATGTTCAAAAGTATGTTGAGCAGAATCGTTTTGGTCAACGCCCCATTACAGAAAAGAATCCATCTTGGAAGTTTTATAGGCGTATCATATATTTTGTTGAGCGCAAAAACGATCAGGAGGATACGAATTCTTTCAAATGGAACTGA
- the LOC120083233 gene encoding uncharacterized protein LOC120083233 isoform X2, with amino-acid sequence MDISECDTGEGLEHKMKKRKQEQFDDVSEGNNMGSVHSGSQDGCSMDKILSENDPASDAKFIICSKLESETGKTLPEICNSKGNVHGKEHNDDQKLSKDMDTEHDNINGCDNLILNTEEVKRNVARYSVEIEEPSSMNAYKEDSGISEDPGGMTDHDDHGNIDSVVQELSKEMIDVRKDDHSREKFSDPSYHLPCNEEECEGDGSLKSSNVEQINDGFGNNASEKIVEGAVEETSVCCSVTEHDDETSTSKELIMSTPCCVPPELENAETPKEEVCFSASGETSSGVDAIAEEKTPSLVLDTSEKGDSIGFSRKKLLVLDVNGLLADFIIYVPPGYKPDIVIGQKAVFKRPFCDDFIKFCFERFEVGVWSSRTRRNVDMVIDFLMGDFREKLLFCWDQSHCTDTTFSTVENKHKPLVLKEIKKLWKYLKPREFNASNTLLLDDSPHKALCNPDREAIFGFFWKVYQWQKMFKSMLSRIVLVNAPLQKRIHLGSFIGVSYILLSAKTIRRIRILSNGTEKR; translated from the exons ATGGATATTTCAGAATGTGATACAGGCGAAGGATTGGagcataaaatgaaaaagagaaaGCAAGAACAGTTTGATGATGTTTCTGAAGGAAACAATATGGGCAGTGTTCATTCTGGTTCTCAAGATGGATGTTCAATGGATAAAATCCTGTCTGAAAATGATCCAGCTTCAGATGCCAAATTCATTATATGCTCTAAGTTGGAATCTGAAACAGGAAAAACTCTTCCAGAGATATGTAATTCAAAAGGGAATGTTCATGGAAAGGAGCATAATGATGACCAAAAATTGTCAAAGGATATGGATACAGAGCATGATAATATTAATGGTTGCGATAACCTTATCCTGAATACAGAGGAGGTAAAACGAAATGTTGCTAGATATAGTGTTGAAATTGAAGAGCCAAGTTCTATGAATGCTTACAAAGAAGACTCTGGGATCTCTGAAGATCCAGGTGGTATGACAGACCATGATGATCATGGAAACATTGACAGTGTTGTACAAGAACTGAGCAAGGAGATGATAGATGTGAGGAAGGATGATCATTCTAGAGAAAAATTCTCTGACCCCAGTTATCATTTGCCATGTAATGAGGAGGAATGCGAGGGCGATGGTtcattgaaaagttcaaatgtAGAACAGATAAATGATGGATTTGGTAACAATGCTTCAGAGAAGATTGTGGAAGGTGCTGTGGAGGAAACTTCTGTTTGCTGTTCAGTCACTGAGCATGATGATGAAACTTCAACAAGCAAGGAACTGATTATGTCAACTCCTTGCTGCGTGCCTCCTGAACTAGAAAATGCTGAAACTCCGAAAGAAGAAGTATGTTTCTCAGCTTCTGGTGAGACAAGCAGTGGTGTTGATGCTATTGCTGAAGAGAAAACTCCATCGCTTGTATTGGATACTTCAGAGAAAGGAGATTCAATTGGTTTTTCAAGAAAAAAGCTTCTTGTTCTCGATGTAAATGGACTGCTTGcagattttattatttatgttcCACCTGGATATAAGCCAGACATTGTAATAGGACAAAAAGCAG TGTTCAAGAGGCCATTTTGTGATGATTTTATTAAGTTTTGTTTTGAAAGATTCGAGGTGGGTGTTTGGTCGTCAAGAACTCG GAGAAATGTGGACATGGTGATAGATTTTCTAATGGGAGACTTTAGagaaaaattactattttgctgG GATCAATCACACTGTACCGACACGACATTCTCTACCGTAGAGAACAAGCACAAGCCTTTAGTcttaaaggaaataaaaaaactGTGGAAATACCTTAAGCCACGAGAGTTCAATGCATCAAACACTCTACTGTTGGATGATTCCCCACACAAGGCATTGTGCAATCCG GACCGGGAGGCGATCTTCGGGTTTTTCTGGAAGGTTTATCAATGGCAGAAAATGTTCAAAAGTATGTTGAGCAGAATCGTTTTGGTCAACGCCCCATTACAGAAAAGAATCCATCTTGGAAGTTTTATAGGCGTATCATATATTTTGTTGAGCGCAAAAACGATCAGGAGGATACGAATTCTTTCAAATGGAACTGAAAAAAGGTAA